The following coding sequences lie in one Arachis ipaensis cultivar K30076 chromosome B03, Araip1.1, whole genome shotgun sequence genomic window:
- the LOC107634372 gene encoding ran-specific GTPase-activating protein 1-like isoform X2: MMREEKPSPNASPPLEELHSSPSPRRGKRSCSCRASHRRASSLPMREPREPLPSRRRGTHEREPSVWSPSQLKSKFYKFDKERNRWKERTTGTVKFPKNKVTSKNKIIAECGSLAVSTPNH; this comes from the exons ATGATGAGAGAGGAGAAGCCGTCACCAAACGCGTCGCCACCGCTGGAAGAGCTTCACTCTTCGCCGTCGCCGAGGAGGGGAAAGAGGAGCTGCTCCTGTCGCGCTAGTCACCGTCGTGCTTCCTCGTTGCCGATGAGGGAGCCACGAGAACCGTTGCCGTCGCGGAGGAGGGGGACGCATGAGAGGGAGCCGTCAGTGTGGTCACCGTCGCAGCT GAAATCGAAGTTTTACAAATTTGACAAGGAACGGAACCGATGGAAGGAGAGAACCACAGGTACCGTCAAGTTTCCGAAGAACAAGGTTACTAGCAAG AACAAAATCATTGCTGAGTGTGGTTCTTTAGCTGTAAGCACTCCAAATCATTGA
- the LOC107634372 gene encoding uncharacterized protein LOC107634372 isoform X1 codes for MMREEKPSPNASPPLEELHSSPSPRRGKRSCSCRASHRRASSLPMREPREPLPSRRRGTHEREPSVWSPSQLLSKSLCFFRNRSFTNLTRNGTDGRREPQVPSSFRRTRLLARTKSLLSVVL; via the exons ATGATGAGAGAGGAGAAGCCGTCACCAAACGCGTCGCCACCGCTGGAAGAGCTTCACTCTTCGCCGTCGCCGAGGAGGGGAAAGAGGAGCTGCTCCTGTCGCGCTAGTCACCGTCGTGCTTCCTCGTTGCCGATGAGGGAGCCACGAGAACCGTTGCCGTCGCGGAGGAGGGGGACGCATGAGAGGGAGCCGTCAGTGTGGTCACCGTCGCAGCTGTTGAGTAAATCTTTGTGCTTTTTCA GAAATCGAAGTTTTACAAATTTGACAAGGAACGGAACCGATGGAAGGAGAGAACCACAGGTACCGTCAAGTTTCCGAAGAACAAGGTTACTAGCAAG AACAAAATCATTGCTGAGTGTGGTTCTTTAG